Below is a genomic region from Scomber scombrus chromosome 3, fScoSco1.1, whole genome shotgun sequence.
AGATCACAGTCCCATCTCTTTTGCAGTCATTAAAGTAATGAGGCTTACAGATCAAGGCATGTGTCAGTGAACTAACCAGACTTCACCCCCGGGCTTCACCCTTTTCCTGAAagcatctctttctctctctcagatgtGTGGTATGGACGTAGATCTGGACGATGGGGGTTCAGGTGAGGAGGACAAAGAGGAGCATCTCTGGATCGGGGAAGGAGTAAAGATGCTGCCCCCTCCTGTGGCCCACAGTGGGGGCAGTGCGTGGGGCAGTCGCAGGGGCAGGTGTGGCTGCGTGGCCTGTGGGGCAGGTCTCGTCCTCTGGAACCTGTGTGTCGTCTTAGCCAGCACTCTGCTCCTGGCTTTGGTCTTCTCCGTGGTGCTGCTGCCTGCGATGCTGCTGCTCTACGCTGGTTTCCTCTGTCATTCCAGGGTGAGTTGTCAGCAGCACTGTGGTCTCATCTCAACAGATATTACTCCACTGGTTATTGTCTTTGTAGCAGGAAACTGATAGATAAGAGTTGTGAGGATATAGGGCTCCAAAATTCAGGTTGTAAAATTAAGGCAGCATCTCAGATAATCCTGCCTCTGCATGCCTAGCTGCAGGATACTGGGCTGATGTTAATAATTACTGGCAAAGAATCAAGACTTGAGTGGTATTACTGGTTACTGTTTACTGGCGGTAGGAATCACAGGAGACCTTGTGGCTCAGTGTCTTTCAAGTGAGCACATttgaaattcttttttttaatgatttatgatAGTTGAGTTGTGCAAAAAGAtatgtgatgtttgtgtgtatgtatgtgcagcATATAAGGCCCCCAGAGATATGTCTTAACAAGTGGGTGTGTCTTGTGGCCTAGTGGTTAAGAGGTATCTAATGTAGACACAAAGTCCCTGGTTTGAGTCCAATCAAGTAGTGGTGGCATGTCcaaccttttctctctcttcccaaATTTCCTCTATGTATCTTTACTGTcattgtcaaataaaggcaaaaaatgtgaaaacaaaagtaGACCCTATTGAACAACCTTGTCCATGTTTTTCTACATTCCAGATTTACTggaaacaaacatacagagtACCGCATGGATAACTGAACTACTATATGTATTTAGGCCACGAttcaaagcattttaaaatgtaaataaatacaaatataataaaatattgatacttgtcttctttttcataATACAATTTTGTGCTCAAGTATCACAATACTTTCCACTACCCGTATTGTTTATCCACCTGTAAtcttataaaatattatatttcaaatTTTGATTGGTTACCCACGGAATGCCTGTAAACTACAAATCTCTATGTGGGATGTGTCCTTAAAACCATGTAATTGGGCCACCACCCTGACCTAGTGGTCTGAGACACATGACGTTCCCGCTGCGTTCTGGTTAAAAGTGGTCTAAGTGGTCTCTGTCAGgaacctttcttttcttcctccatgttcatttttctttctactGTCAGGTTATGTTATGTTGGGTTGAAGTTTTCCGTTAGAAAAATCATGATTGTTTCTTCAGTTTCTGAAAAGTGGGCTGTTAAGATACCCCAGGTTTCTGCACGAATCTGTCAATCAATCATTGAAACTATAGTTGaacagcacctttcatacaggttagtgcaattcaaagtgctgCAGAAATGACTGACAAGCCAATAATTAGACAGAGAAAATGTGGACTGTTTGGGACTAATGcacacaagaaataaaaagttccgaacatgaaataaaataaaaacagatataaaaactataatagcaataaaatagagtgaaataaaaaacatttttttaaatttaaaaactagattaaaaacaatcaataagaGGGAAAAGAATaatattaaagttttaaatttATGTTTAAAGATATCAACACTACCAGGTGCTCTCATGTCCTCATAAGCATGAAAGCTAAAAGCCGCCTCACCAAAGGTTTCAGTCACTCACTTTGGAACAAATAACAGACTTGTACCAGAGGACCTGAGGGGAGGGCAAGACCATGAAGTGCTTTATAAACAactaaaatcattttaacatcAATACAGACACTGACAGACAACTAATGTAAGAACTTAAAAACAGGTGTAATGTGTTCTCTCTTCCTGGTCCCAGTGCTGACAGAGCCACAGAGTTCTGAATCAGCTGTAGCCGATTTACGTAAATATACTACTAATATAAGCCCCACTGCTTATTTTACAGGTTTCCATTGTAACAAAGATCTCAAAGAGGAAAACCAGTTAAAACATTCATTGCTAAGAAATGAGTATGTCAATAgggaagaaatgagaaaaacttTTATGCCTGTGTTGAGGGGCCAATAAAGCACCTATAACAATAGCAgtgttatcaacattttttatattaacagtgaCTGAAATAACTACTTGTATGTGAAAGGGTTAGATTACGGTTAGTCGCTTGTTGTGACAAACTCACAGAGAATTATCGCCCAACTCTGCAGTTACCCTGAGCTCTATGGAGCATTTCTGCGTttttcagctctttgttttgcttttacagcccttaactttgttgtttttattcgcTCTCACTGGTCTCATCAGCGCCATTTTCCTTTACAGCAGGAAGCTGTTTTCAGCTTGAAAGCTTTGGTAACCCACTGtgcactacctgcccagcagtCAGCACACAAAGTTAGGCTTTAGCTGGTGACAATTGTCtaacatttagcagcttaagagCCTCATATTTCCCTCAGGGGATTGGGAAGACCAAAACAATgctaaaggagagtgaatattggacttacattcaaaAGGTGGCCAGAAATTAGCAACCATCTGCTAAAATTTTTACCGTATCAGCCTTTAAAAGTGattatgtcagtgttgtgttgtgtttacagctcaTTTCTGTTACCTCCGAGTAGCCAAAAAATGACCTAATGTAGGTTTAAGAGGATAGTGTTCTGCCCCAACATGGCAGTATGTTACCAGTCATTGACTAGGAGGAATTTGCACTACCCCTACCCACTCCGTGTCCTTTATCTTCACTGGAGGTTTAGGCAATGTAAATTTATGGAGAATGGCAGGTTAATCTCTTATTAAGTCTGGCATGGTGCCTTGAGCCTTTGTTGGAGGTAAACAGATAATCAGAGCCTTAAGGGAAAGTCTTTTTGGCAGCATAAGTTAAACACCTACACCTGAAACCCTCTCCACAAAGGTATTCAGGCTTATTCTTCATGATGTACTTGTTGTTGTGTATTATAAACAAGATGCCCATTCCAAAAGATTAAGACTGAACTTGGATACTGGAGCTTGTCTGACAATGTTTCTGGTTAAGATTAGAGGAGATGGGTGGGGCTCATTTTTTGTGAGTCAAACAACTAGCAGACAGATAATTACTGAAGGCATCATGCCAAACCATCCTGCGATGATCTACAGCTCTGTCCTTGGCTCACCTCGCCCCGGCTTCTGACAGGCCACCTCTGATACAGTTGGTCCTTTTGCTGGAGGCCTCGGTTGTCTCGATTATGAGTGATTTGGTTTCTGGAAGCAGAGCAGCGTATGACAGAGTAGACAAATTAAGAACATGCAAAGTGTATGCCTGCAATGAGACTATAATCCTGATTAGGGCAGAGCAAATGTCAGTTCAGAGCAAACAATTACAGACAATGTCAATCAGAGAGTTCTCCTCATTGTGGAGACAGACTGAACATGGAGAGAGGGACCCACTGAGACAAGGCTGTCTGATTTGGTGCCAGCACCAGCTGTGCACAGATATGCTGACAACAGTTAGAAAATGCACTCAGTGAAAACACAGTGTTCACTTGACAGAtaggtgtgttgtgtgtgtgtgtgtgtgtgtgtgtgtgtgtgtgtgtgtgtgtgtgtgtgtgtgtgtgtgtgtgtgtgtgagagagtgtggtAAACACTACTGTTGCTAGGGTACATTTGTCGGAGGCGAAGTTCCTTTTGAAAACACTTACAATAGGAAATTGTTTAGCTTCAGACATAACCAAATCATTTTGAATATGttgtctgagtgtgtttgtgagttttaCAGAGAAAAGGAGATAATGTGCTTgtactttctgtgtgtgtg
It encodes:
- the LOC134003049 gene encoding transmembrane protein 88, encoding MCGMDVDLDDGGSGEEDKEEHLWIGEGVKMLPPPVAHSGGSAWGSRRGRCGCVACGAGLVLWNLCVVLASTLLLALVFSVVLLPAMLLLYAGFLCHSRVLDAPSAICHYLDDNSCSALIILGFVMMSPLVVVAAAVFCGLLRRFRLLLLIQPISRAWYRGRLLDWVSSVHAWV